Proteins encoded in a region of the Novibacillus thermophilus genome:
- a CDS encoding complex I subunit 4 family protein gives MDGVIVLTLLTFSPLIGVLFLLFVDRGNERRLKAMGMMATLIPLVGALSLYANFQTGQEGVQFKEEVNWITFTAIGSMGQPIEFPITYSMGVDGLSMPLLVMTAIVTTLAAVASMYIKRNWKSYFIWLLILEVGLLGVFAARDLFLFFIFFEIVLVATFLLVGKWGYVHREQAANQFLIYNGIGSGVMLLAFISIWFIFGTMQYDELIERAVQLTEQLSTMPEMNWLVLGTFIAILVAFGIKLPFFPFHTWMLKVHVEAPPPVVMLHSGVMLKMGAYGLIRFGVELFPGYVTDLAFFIGVLGVVNILYGAVLAFVQTDLKRVIAYSSISHMGIILLGIAALNVTGLQGAVFQMVSHGFISALLFFFIAALTERTGTTLIPELGGLAKSAPVLCGIFLAAGMATLGLPGMSGFISEFLAFLGIFETQPVLGVLGVLGMILAALYMLRAVLGTTFGPAKGRWQSLKDTRPAEAVPMLVLLGFIILIGVYPAVLNDPLYVTLESIVARMGG, from the coding sequence ATGGATGGGGTTATCGTATTGACACTTCTCACGTTTTCGCCTCTCATCGGTGTTCTGTTTTTACTGTTTGTCGACCGCGGCAATGAAAGGCGGCTAAAAGCCATGGGCATGATGGCGACCCTCATTCCGCTGGTTGGAGCGCTCTCCCTTTATGCGAACTTTCAGACAGGTCAGGAAGGGGTTCAGTTTAAAGAAGAAGTCAACTGGATTACGTTTACGGCCATTGGCTCCATGGGGCAGCCCATCGAATTTCCGATCACGTACAGCATGGGGGTTGACGGACTGTCCATGCCGCTTCTCGTCATGACGGCAATTGTCACGACGCTGGCTGCGGTCGCGTCTATGTACATCAAACGCAACTGGAAGTCGTATTTCATCTGGCTGCTCATTTTGGAAGTCGGCCTGCTCGGCGTCTTTGCCGCCCGTGACTTGTTCCTGTTTTTCATCTTTTTTGAAATTGTACTCGTCGCCACTTTCCTGCTCGTCGGCAAGTGGGGGTATGTGCATCGCGAGCAAGCGGCAAACCAATTTCTCATTTACAATGGCATCGGGTCAGGGGTCATGCTTCTCGCGTTCATCTCCATCTGGTTTATCTTCGGCACGATGCAGTACGACGAGTTGATAGAACGGGCCGTACAGCTGACGGAGCAGCTGAGCACGATGCCGGAGATGAACTGGTTAGTTCTGGGCACGTTCATCGCGATCCTCGTCGCTTTCGGCATTAAACTGCCGTTCTTCCCGTTTCACACGTGGATGCTGAAAGTGCACGTGGAAGCACCTCCGCCGGTGGTCATGCTGCACTCTGGCGTCATGTTGAAAATGGGTGCTTACGGGCTCATTCGCTTCGGTGTAGAGCTGTTCCCGGGGTATGTGACGGATTTGGCCTTTTTCATCGGCGTACTCGGCGTTGTGAACATTTTGTACGGAGCGGTTCTCGCTTTCGTACAGACCGATTTGAAACGGGTCATCGCCTATTCCAGTATCAGCCACATGGGGATTATCCTCCTCGGCATTGCAGCGCTGAACGTGACCGGCTTGCAGGGGGCTGTCTTCCAAATGGTGTCGCACGGATTCATATCAGCCCTGCTGTTCTTCTTCATCGCCGCTCTGACGGAGCGGACGGGTACGACACTCATACCGGAGCTGGGCGGGCTGGCCAAGTCGGCGCCGGTCTTGTGCGGGATTTTCCTCGCGGCCGGGATGGCGACCCTCGGGTTGCCGGGAATGTCCGGGTTCATCAGCGAGTTCCTCGCTTTCCTCGGCATTTTCGAGACACAGCCCGTACTGGGCGTACTCGGGGTGCTGGGCATGATCCTCGCCGCTCTTTACATGCTGCGAGCCGTACTGGGGACGACATTCGGACCAGCAAAAGGACGCTGGCAGTCCCTTAAAGATACGCGCCCGGCTGAAGCCGTGCCGATGCTCGTGCTGCTCGGGTTTATCATCTTGATCGGCGTGTATCCCGCCGTACTCAATGACCCGCTGTACGTCACACTGGAATCGATCGTCGCGAGGATGGGGGGTTAG